The following nucleotide sequence is from Schistocerca serialis cubense isolate TAMUIC-IGC-003099 chromosome 4, iqSchSeri2.2, whole genome shotgun sequence.
AACAACAGTTGACAAATTAATCAGATAAGCCATATACCAAATCAAATGCAGCTCTTGTCAGCCAATGTAAAAAGGAGAGACATGCAGAAATTTTAAAGTACTATATTTCGAACACCTAATACCACTGAAACGATTCACAGGCACATTTTCTGGCCACTTAACATCCTCAGCTACCATTCGAGTAAAGAAGACACGAATTTAATGACATGAGCAGTTGGTTACCCCCATTCTGAGGTTCCTGCTCAACACACACCACAGCACAAACAAAAGGGAAACGACACAAACGGAGACAGTTGGCCACTTTACATAAAGTGAACTCATATAATCAACACACAGTTGAATTGAAATATTCATCTGAAACCCATTCGAAAACGTGGACAGTCGACCATCCTAGCGTACGCGGATCAGAAAAGTACAGATCCAGGATGACACAATCAAATAGCTGATCAGCATACATCTACAGGATGACCCatatccaataatattacaaaacactaattTAAGCTTTTCAAATTAATATACAATGTTATTTCTCTGGCAGGCCATGTGCATCAAATTATATATATTCCAGGCTGTGTGTATAATTAGCATTTACTACAATTCAAATGGATATATAGTCGCCATGGCCTCCTGGAGAGACCGCGAACTTTCGGTTCTGAAATTCGTTAACAAGTAATGCACAGTCGACTCTTGTAGTTTGCCTGCAGTAAGTTGATCCCTGCCTTTACGATCTCTGTTATTTGCGGCAACTCGCACAGCTACGTTGCCATAGGTTAGGGTAAGGTTGCTCTAGTCGTACCCGTTATGGGAGAATTACTGTATTTCTTACGGTAATTTAAAACACACAATTTGTTTTCCATACACTGAAGCTTTATTTTTTAAGCTATCAGTCAGCCTTCAAACATCTTTTCTGAAAATGTGTTTTCAACGTTTTTCAAATCTGTACCTTTGGTACGATTAAGCCACCTGATTTTCTAATCCGTACAACCAACAGCCCAAGTCGTGCTTGGATATGAAGTCAGGGACGACATAGTAAATCAATTAAGTAACGTAACAACAAGTGGCAATTCAAATTGCAAGCTATTAACTTAACGTTGGTTCCATAGTTACAGGTAATGATAAACCAACCACATCTAAATTCTTATCAGATTAATTTACTGGAAGTGTTATATCGGAAATAAGTAGATTTGGACACAGATATCACacaaatattcttcaattttacttTTCTCGCAAGTGCATAAGTCATGTAGCCGACCTTTACATTTCATACACAGAATCATCTTTACAAAGCCGACGCAACTTTTCCGTTAATGTTAATGTTTTAAGCTGTCTGCCTCTTCTTTACGGGTTTGTGGCAAGTTTCTTCTTTCTGTTCGTCTTTTCATCCTCTTGTATTGCTGTTCTGTAAGGACTTGCTGTTAATTCCGTTGTTGGGTTTGGAAATTTCGTGTTTGACTTGATACCTGTTTTATAAACCATGGAGGAGATGTGTTCAAGTTCTTACTTTTATCTGTTGACTGTTAATTTCAGCAACTGTTGCAACACTGTTTACGGATCACATCGTAGAAAGTCTAGGCTGATTGTGGAGTGATGTTGCAACGTTCGGCAGCCTTCCAGAATTTCTCGTTATTGTTTCATTTCCTTCAACAATATGTACAATAGTAGCTTCAAATTTCTTGTTTTGACGATATATCTGTTACATGGCTACAAGCCGGTTACCTTAAAATCTTTAGTGCTATGTCCATAAAAACTGATCTGAGATGTCCGTTACCCCGGAGTCCTGCAATGTTATTTGTTTTATGACACTGCCGTGACTTGAACCGAGTGAGGTGGATCAATGATTAGCACACTGAAATCGCTTTCGGGAGGGCGACGCTAAAATCCACGTCCAGCCAGCctattaggttttccgtgattttcctaaatcgcttcaggatggTTTCTGTGGAAGGGTAGGGCCGACTTTCTTTCGCCACTCTTCCCTCGctgttttctcccccccccccgccccccccccccccaaatcaaccaaccatccagGATTTGAACGAAGCCACGAAGTTGCCGCTTCATTGTAGCTATGCTTCAAAGAACGATCTGTCCAATGGCGGTAGACAAGACATGATTATTCCATAATCAGGAGCCATCTGAACTGCTTCTAAATTACTGGTGTGTGTGCTATGGCCATCCGGTAAAAGCAATACTTGTTTCTGGTCCCTCTGTTCAAAGaaattaaatgtcgtgtggctagggcctcccgtcgagtagaccgttcgcctggtgcaagtattttgagTTGACATCACTTCGGCGACTATCATgtcgatgaggataaaatgataatgattaggaaaacacaatacccagtccctgagaggagaaaatctccgacccagccccgaatcgaacccaggcccgttggcatgacattatgttacgctgaccactcagctaccggggcgggccCTCTTGCTATTTTTGTACATCTTATGAAATGttatttttgtggcggtgttcgtagcgacaaacaattccctgtagaaacggcttacgaagtcaccgccacacttttaatagggggccgaccggtccgctggaacagtgaacagaaagatgaaaacccaaaacactctgattaaataaaagtcggtacttatctttattaacgaagatacagatacacagtagtgaactccgtgtctacagagatctgtctagttcgagtcggagcggctaggtcagcgtcggctgacgacaaacaacaactctgctgcgatgaacacacgactgactagcaagtacacaattcggtggcgagtatacaactgagcggcgaatacagaactgtcctagcgctcgcgactccagcgcttaagaagccagaagccagcggtggcgcgcgcagacttgcggcgatttcctgtatcgctggcgtccggactttgatactgccaaccttttggcagcggtctcgggtggcattactggctaggatataacactccgcCCCCCCAAAttgccgcaccgtcgttgaataatgacgtggcgagcgtcgacggcgggggaggggtctggccgcaggcgtagcggacgagaccggggcggagactgttgtcggtggcagtccccggtccgcacaccagcattggctgcgcgggcctcgggaaacaccgacggaaaaccgaggtcagggtgcacgcctgtgaccacgggcgcagcttctggtactggacgcgacggggcgtcgggacccacgaagagaggcagcgtctcctgacgctgcgtcgacggctgcggagtgggcgccggacaaggcgctgcggtgtcagactccttgggggtgcccaaggaaaggacagggtgcacagccaccgcttgggaaggcggcccggctgaggggtcgacgtccatcagctccgaaggcggtggagactgaagagggaccgcaggcgccggagcgaccacctggggcgctcccgaatgaagctgcgcgggaggcatcaacgggacgggctgtcggcatagtagcggcgacggctgctgctgctgccctgggggcggcagcgaagtcggaaggcgcggctggaacccgccgcggaccaaatctgtggacaaagaacgagcggcagaatccgggcggccagcgcggcgcaactgcttctgatgcctcctgtgcaccccagtagcaccttgaacagtataaaaaccgcgaccctggacacttatcacggtagcacgttcccaacgacggcgaccgtgataaactctgaaaaaaacggcgtcgttgcgctgaaaacgcgtgcgatgctcagaagcggcgggtcgatccggggggtgcaacaaccgtagtagggtgcgatgacgacggccgtggagaagctccgcaggcgaagggcggcgcgtggcgtggtccggtacgacgacaggaacgtgatgagggcctgctgacgagagtgcgtagcacgaaggcggtccatatgatccttgaatgtgcgtacaaaacgttctgctgcaccattcgattgagggtggaacggcggagtaagaacatggcgaatgccattggcagaacaaaaactttcaaattcagcagaggtaaattgtggaccattgtcagacaccaaaacttctggaagaccctcaatacaaaaaattgaagtcaacgcctgtatagtttgcgcagacgttgtagactgcatgggcacaacaaacggaaaattactaaatgcatctattacgattagccaacgagaattccaatatggaccagcgaaatcaatatgtacccgctgccagggaccggcagggcgtgcccactcaaaatagcgttgaggcggagcagcttggttttcggcacacgtcgaacaatctgtagacatctgcgtaatctccttatcaatgccgatccatgtacaatgacggcgggcaagctgcttggtgcggaccactccccaatgaccttgatgcaacaaggcaaggaccttggattggagcacttggggaaccactacacgaagctggtcattctcggtgcgtaacagcaaaactccgtgcgaaacagacaacagatgacgttgcggataatagcgacgaaccacaggatccgatatgtcctttgccttggacggccaaccacgttgaacaaaacgtaatagtaaactcagatgaggatctgtaGCTGTcgcacgtgccacctgacgataatcaatcggaaaatcccggagggattgatgctcatcggcgtcaatctgatggcaagagtcgtcagaggaatcgaagacatcatccgcagcaatcggcaatctagaaagcgcgtcagcgtttgcatgctgagctgtagggcgatacagtatctcatactggtattgtgataacaaaagagcccaacgttgtagtctctgagctgtccgctgaggaactggtttagacggatgaaacagtgacgtcaggggcttgtgatctgttactaaatagaatggtctaccatagaggtagtgatggaattttgtgacaccgaacacaatagccaacgcttccttgtccaattggctataattacactgagctttgtttagcaatttagatgcgaacgcaataggacgttcggtgttaccgactcggtgagacaacacagcaccgaggccgaaagaagaggcatcacaagctaacaccataggcttgttagggtcgtaatggaccagacaacgatcattcaataaagcctctttaagctgctgaaatgctgattggcaatcagctgaccacacaaacggaacattcttacggcggagacgatgcaacggtgcagcaatctgtgatgcattaggtataaacctaatataatatgtcaatttgccaagaactgcttgcaattcctgcagattgcgaggggcgggcaaatcacgaatagctgctaaatgtgactgggagggatgagtgccttgagcattaataacatgtcccagatactccatctccgtaaggaaaaatgaacatttatcgatgttgcaacgtaggcctgcctgagacaacactgtaaacaaacactccaaattacggaaatgttcagcaggcgtccgaccggacacaacaatatcgtctaaatagttgcaacacgatggcacattagccagaagttgtgacaaaaaacgctgaaaaacagctggagctgacgcacaaccaaaaggcaaacgcagaaaacggaacaaccccaacgacgtgtttatgacaaaatactgttgtgattgctcgtcgaggggcaattgcaaatatgcttcacggagatcaattttggaaaagaaacgagcttcccctaacttatccatcagctcgtccggtctaggcaaaggaaaagaatcaatgacagtctgaggattaactgtcgacttaaaatcagcacacaaacgtaacttgccagacggtttctttataataactaagggagaagcccactggctcgctgaaacgggttgaatagcaccgttgttttgccaacgacgaagttcatcttctacaggtgcccggagggcgtgaggcactggacgagcacgaaaaaatcgaggctgagcattatcttttaacgtactATGAGCGGTAAAGTTCGCAGctcaacctagttcgtctttaaatatgtcactgtatcgtttacacaaatcggttatgctgtcttgaggaacaacaacagaactaatttgcaacacattgtcttggatagacaggccaaacaagtcaaaacagtctaatccgaaaatgtttacactgtctgtagcgcggagcactgtgaatgaaactgtttttgtattgccacggaatgtggctggcacgctacatacacctaacacaggaatgtgttcgccactataagtagccaaagaatgttttgccgctgaaagtttagggcggccgatagccgcatacgtagcactatttatgagagtcacagacgcaccagtgtctaattgaaaattgaaggtcttatcctggatgcgtagcttcacaaatagtttattacactgtctctggatcggtgcagcggaggcggaagacacaaaatcagcgcgtttagcgcgtgttcgctgcttacgacaactcgtgggttgggcgggtgtaacaacaactcccgcttcacttgcagtctgtacattacgttttacagcgtttgaattacgcttgggtcgcatagcagagggctgggtgggtggcttattgcgaacaagtttattacccacacgaaccgtggaagagtctttaaacgcgaccttctgggcgggctggctttgaagaacatgaatacccatgggctgggcagcactagaattgttcttgcgtttacgcaaacaaacagtctggatgtgtcctttcctttgacaaaagtgacaaaccgcgtttctcaacgggcaacgttcacgaggatgagcaagaa
It contains:
- the LOC126474784 gene encoding uncharacterized protein LOC126474784, encoding MGIHVLQSQPAQKVAFKDSSTVRVGNKLVRNKPPTQPSAMRPKHLVRGGFQPRLPTSLPPPGQQQQPSPLLCRQPVPLMPPAQLHSGAPQVVAPAPAVPLQSPPPSELMDVDPSAGPPSQAVAVHPVLSLGTPKESDTAAPCPAPTPQPSTQRQETLPLFVGPDAPSRPVPEAAPVVTGVHPDLGFPSVFPEARAANAGVRTGDCHRQQSPPRSRPLRLRPDPSPAVDARHVIIQRRCGNLGGRSVIS